A genomic window from Melanotaenia boesemani isolate fMelBoe1 chromosome 15, fMelBoe1.pri, whole genome shotgun sequence includes:
- the LOC121654683 gene encoding rho-related GTP-binding protein RhoG-like, producing the protein MQTIKCVVVGDGAVGKTCLLISYTTGAFPKEYIPTVFDNYSSQVTVDGRVISLNLWDTAGQEEYDRLRTLSYPQTNVFIICFSISSPASFENVRHKWHPEVTHHCPGVPILLVGTKSDLRSNEEIQRKLKEQNQAPISIQQGTALARQIQAVKYLECSALNQEGIKDVFAEAVRAFLNPQPATSKKPCILL; encoded by the exons ATGCAGACCATTAAGTGTGTGGTTGTGGGTGATGGCGCCGTGGGCAAGACCTGCCTCCTTATCTCCTACACCACCGGGGCCTTTCCCAAAGAGTACATTCCTACTGTTTTTGACAACTACAGCAGCCAG GTGACTGTGGATGGCAGGGTCATCAGCCTAAACCTGTGGGACACGGCGGGACAGGAGGAGTACGACCGGCTCAGGACACTGTCCTACCCGCAGACCAATGTCTTCATCATCTGCTTCTCCATCTCAAGCCCCGCCTCCTTTGAGAACGTCAGACACAAGTGGCACCCAGAG GTGACCCACCACTGTCCCGGCGTTCCCATCCTCCTGGTTGGCACAAAGAGCGACCTCCGGAGCAACGAGGAGATTCAGCGGAAGCTGAAGGAGCAGAATCAGGCCCCCATCAGCATCCAGCAAGGCACTGCCCTGGCCCGCCAGATCCAGGCCGTCAAATACCTGGAGTGTTCAGCCCTGAACCAGGAGGGCATCAAGGACGTGTTTGCTGAGGCTGTGAGGGCCTTCCTCAACCCACAGCCCGCCACTAGCAAGAAGCCATGCATCCTGCTGTAA